In Magnetospirillum sp. XM-1, a single window of DNA contains:
- a CDS encoding gamma-glutamyltransferase — MRVSKEHSSSVNSARGRNSALSLTALAAMLALTACGDPARPIGQIGHITGFGGMVAADEPRAAVLGRDVLSAGGNAADAATAIYFTLAVTYPSTASLGGGGTCIVHDSGKKKTEVIDFPAIASTMSGPLPSAVPGNPRGFFALHAKYGKLRWESLLVEPERLARSGVPVSRALANDLSRGLPIIGRDPAARAVFMRPDGSVLREGELMHQPHLAAMISTLRHTTGNFYVGPQARDLVKAVQAAGGTLSLEDLRDIRPTWRDAIAVKVGTETAWFAPPPSVGSAMSAQMVAALWPRWSEADASERPHLLAETSARAFAERGRWMRPNGWSDESPEALVSESRIGAMMADYAADRHQPTDVAAPPTDSQSGTGFAVLDRNGMAVACSVTSHGLFGNGRMAPGTGIMLSGVPGLNGPPATAVMLSANTHNGAVRFIGAASGGGTAAPALVQSFLAATAEGKPLSDALAQPRLVHAGKPDAVFIETGAIAQDPAPLASRGHQVSATPMPSRVEAIFCPLGFKDPEGCDMATDPRGFGLANVAGKKE; from the coding sequence ATGCGCGTGAGCAAGGAACACTCCTCATCGGTCAATTCGGCACGCGGCCGTAACTCCGCCCTTTCCCTCACCGCCCTTGCGGCGATGCTGGCGCTGACCGCCTGCGGCGATCCGGCGCGCCCGATCGGGCAGATCGGTCACATCACCGGCTTCGGCGGCATGGTCGCCGCCGACGAGCCCCGCGCCGCCGTGCTGGGCCGCGACGTCCTGTCGGCGGGCGGCAACGCCGCCGACGCGGCTACCGCCATCTATTTCACCCTGGCGGTCACCTATCCGTCCACCGCCAGCCTGGGCGGCGGTGGAACCTGCATAGTACATGATAGCGGCAAAAAGAAGACGGAAGTCATCGATTTTCCCGCCATCGCCTCAACCATGTCCGGCCCCCTGCCCTCGGCCGTGCCGGGCAACCCGCGCGGTTTCTTCGCGCTCCACGCCAAGTACGGCAAGCTGCGCTGGGAAAGCCTGCTGGTCGAGCCCGAGCGCCTGGCCCGCAGCGGCGTGCCCGTCTCGCGCGCCCTGGCCAACGATCTGTCGCGCGGGCTTCCCATCATCGGCCGCGATCCCGCGGCCCGCGCCGTCTTCATGCGGCCCGACGGCTCGGTGCTGCGTGAAGGCGAGCTGATGCATCAGCCCCATCTGGCGGCAATGATCTCGACGCTCCGCCACACCACCGGCAATTTCTACGTCGGTCCCCAGGCCCGCGATCTGGTCAAGGCGGTCCAGGCGGCCGGAGGCACCCTGTCGCTGGAGGATCTGCGCGACATCCGTCCCACCTGGCGCGACGCCATCGCCGTCAAGGTAGGCACCGAGACCGCCTGGTTCGCCCCGCCGCCATCCGTCGGCAGCGCCATGTCCGCCCAGATGGTGGCCGCCCTGTGGCCGCGCTGGAGCGAGGCCGACGCGTCCGAGCGCCCGCACCTGCTGGCCGAGACCTCGGCCCGCGCCTTCGCCGAGCGCGGCCGCTGGATGCGGCCCAACGGCTGGAGCGACGAATCCCCGGAGGCCCTGGTGTCGGAAAGCCGTATCGGCGCCATGATGGCCGACTATGCCGCCGACCGTCACCAGCCGACCGACGTCGCCGCCCCTCCCACCGACAGCCAGTCGGGAACCGGATTCGCCGTGCTTGACCGCAACGGCATGGCGGTGGCGTGCAGCGTCACCAGCCACGGCCTGTTCGGCAACGGCCGCATGGCGCCCGGCACCGGCATCATGCTGTCGGGCGTTCCCGGCCTGAACGGCCCGCCGGCCACCGCCGTGATGCTGAGCGCCAACACCCACAACGGCGCCGTCCGCTTCATCGGCGCCGCCTCGGGCGGCGGCACCGCCGCCCCGGCCCTGGTCCAGAGCTTCCTGGCCGCCACCGCCGAGGGCAAGCCGCTGTCCGACGCCCTGGCCCAGCCGCGCCTGGTTCATGCCGGCAAGCCGGACGCCGTCTTCATCGAGACCGGCGCCATCGCGCAGGACCCGGCTCCGCTGGCCAGCCGCGGCCATCAGGTCAGCGCCACCCCCATGCCCAGCCGGGTCGAGGCCATCTTCTGCCCGCTGGGCTTCAAGGACCCCGAAGGCTGCGACATGGCCACCGACCCGCGCGGCTTCGGCCTGGCCAACGTGGCGGGCAAGAAGGAATGA
- a CDS encoding M48 family metalloprotease: MLTRIILLVTFLLVASMPPALAQSQPKRQFIRDAEVENTIRTFGTPIFQAAGLDPAAVRINLIIDPTLNAFVAGGQNIFFHTGLLVRSEHPGQLIGVMAHETGHIAGGHLIRGNDAMANASTEAIIATLLAAAAGAATGRGDVAMAGAMGGNELAMRNLLAFSRSQESQADQMAMRFLDDTHQSGKGLVEFFEILGDQEALVSSRQDPYVRTHPLTRDRVAFVRNSVEHSPYAKTPWPAEWIEMHQRMKAKLFAFIEPPIRTFQRYKESDTSLVARYARAVAAYRKPDIPMALGLIDGLLKDRPNDPYFWELKGQMLFENGRGAEAMEPYRKAVKLLPNSALLRISLGQVLIESEDPALLGEAQTNLTAAVNLEPEDVFAWQQLAIAFGRDGKEGMASYALAEHYMLTGKLAEAQFHANKAEQLLGKQGSVWLRIQDIKERASQVKADRDRGRKWW, translated from the coding sequence TTGCTCACGCGCATAATCCTTCTGGTGACGTTCCTGTTGGTCGCTTCGATGCCGCCCGCTCTGGCCCAGTCGCAGCCCAAACGGCAGTTCATCCGTGACGCGGAGGTGGAAAATACCATCCGGACTTTCGGGACGCCAATTTTTCAGGCGGCGGGTCTGGATCCGGCGGCGGTTCGCATCAACCTGATCATCGATCCGACGCTCAACGCCTTTGTGGCGGGGGGGCAGAACATCTTCTTCCACACCGGCCTGCTGGTGCGCTCCGAGCATCCCGGCCAGCTGATCGGCGTGATGGCGCACGAAACCGGCCACATCGCCGGCGGCCACCTGATCCGCGGCAACGACGCAATGGCCAACGCCTCGACCGAGGCGATCATCGCCACCCTGCTGGCCGCCGCCGCCGGCGCCGCCACCGGGCGCGGTGACGTGGCCATGGCCGGCGCCATGGGCGGCAACGAGCTGGCCATGCGCAACCTGCTGGCCTTTTCCCGCAGCCAGGAAAGCCAGGCAGACCAGATGGCCATGCGCTTCCTCGACGACACGCATCAGTCGGGCAAGGGGCTGGTCGAGTTCTTCGAGATCCTGGGCGACCAGGAGGCGCTGGTCTCGTCGCGCCAGGACCCCTATGTGCGCACCCACCCGCTGACCCGCGACCGCGTCGCCTTCGTGCGCAACTCCGTGGAGCATTCCCCCTACGCCAAGACCCCGTGGCCGGCGGAATGGATCGAGATGCACCAGCGCATGAAGGCCAAGCTGTTCGCCTTCATCGAGCCGCCCATCCGCACCTTCCAGCGCTACAAGGAATCCGACACCAGCCTCGTGGCGCGCTACGCCCGCGCCGTCGCCGCCTATCGCAAGCCCGATATCCCCATGGCCCTGGGGTTGATCGACGGGCTGCTGAAGGACAGGCCCAACGATCCCTATTTCTGGGAGTTGAAGGGCCAGATGCTGTTCGAGAACGGGCGCGGCGCCGAGGCCATGGAGCCCTATCGCAAGGCGGTCAAGCTGCTGCCCAACAGTGCCCTGCTGCGCATTTCCCTCGGCCAGGTGCTGATCGAGTCCGAGGACCCGGCCTTGCTGGGCGAGGCCCAGACCAACCTGACCGCCGCCGTCAACCTCGAGCCCGAGGACGTGTTCGCCTGGCAGCAGCTGGCCATCGCCTTCGGCCGCGACGGCAAGGAGGGCATGGCCTCCTACGCCCTGGCCGAACATTACATGCTGACCGGCAAGCTCGCCGAGGCGCAGTTCCATGCCAACAAGGCGGAACAGCTGCTGGGCAAGCAGGGGTCGGTATGGCTGCGCATCCAGGACATCAAGGAACGCGCCTCCCAGGTCAAGGCCGACCGCGACCGGGGCCGCAAGTGGTGGTAG
- a CDS encoding DsbA family protein, producing MIAKTFAAALMVSGLALASLPASAQEVPLTPKQTEAVKKVVRDYLMEHPEVLGEALEALREKMRAQAEADAHKMLEARKDEIFKAPEDPQGGNLKGDLTVVEFMDYNCGFCKQAFDPLWEAVKADGKVKVVVKEYPILGPDSVLAARVALVAKAQSQAKYDDVHRAFMKFRGRLDEKAIYKIAGEQGMNVEQLKKDVGGAEIEKQLKKNFDLARSLDIGGTPTFIVGDRIISSALDQQTLKQLMDAARRSAAKQGG from the coding sequence ATGATCGCCAAGACTTTCGCCGCAGCCCTGATGGTGTCCGGGCTCGCCCTTGCTTCCCTGCCGGCCTCCGCTCAGGAGGTGCCGTTGACGCCCAAGCAGACCGAGGCGGTCAAGAAGGTGGTGCGCGACTACCTGATGGAGCATCCCGAGGTGCTGGGCGAGGCCCTGGAGGCGCTGCGCGAGAAGATGCGCGCCCAGGCCGAGGCCGACGCCCACAAGATGCTTGAAGCCCGCAAGGACGAGATCTTCAAGGCCCCCGAGGACCCGCAGGGCGGCAACCTGAAGGGCGACCTGACCGTGGTCGAGTTCATGGATTACAATTGCGGCTTCTGCAAGCAGGCCTTCGATCCCCTGTGGGAAGCGGTCAAGGCCGACGGCAAGGTTAAGGTGGTGGTCAAGGAATACCCGATCCTCGGCCCGGATTCGGTGCTGGCCGCCCGCGTCGCCCTGGTGGCCAAGGCCCAGAGCCAGGCCAAGTACGACGACGTTCATCGCGCCTTCATGAAGTTTCGCGGCCGCCTGGACGAGAAGGCCATCTACAAGATCGCCGGCGAGCAGGGCATGAACGTCGAGCAGCTGAAGAAGGATGTCGGCGGCGCCGAGATCGAGAAGCAGCTGAAGAAGAATTTCGACCTGGCCCGGTCACTGGACATCGGCGGCACGCCCACCTTCATCGTCGGCGACCGCATCATCTCCAGCGCGCTCGACCAGCAGACCCTGAAGCAGCTGATGGACGCGGCGCGGCGCTCCGCCGCCAAGCAGGGCGGCTGA
- a CDS encoding nitrite reductase: protein MWKGVRNALLLTALPFAMGGAAMAQEATLSKEAKDASAKIYFERCAGCHGVLRKGATGKNLEPANTTKLGQARLEKILTNGTDGGMVNFDDILTKDEIKNMATYIQMTPDVPPEWGIKEMTASWKVTVKPEDRPKKQMNKVNLKNVFSVTLRDSGEIALIDGDTKKIWTIIKTGYAVHISRLSASGRYVYVIGRDGKLDMIDLWMETPAVVATIKTGMDARSVDTSKFKGFEDKYAVAGTYWPPQYVIMDGADLKPLKIVSTRGVTVDGEYHPEPRVASIVSSMIKPEWVINIKETGLIKLVDYSDIKNLKETTIESAKFLHDGGWDASKRYFLVAANASNKVAVVDTKEGKLAALVETKSKPHPGRGANFNHPKFGPVWATSHLGADVITLIGTDPAKNKANAWKVVAELKNHGAGSLFVKTHPKSNNLWADAPLMPEAAAAESVTVYDIKNLDKGPEVINIAKLAELPETKAVKRAVHAEYNEKGDEVWFSIWAGKTDPSAIVIMDDKTRKLKAVIKDPKLITPTGKFNVYNTQHDIY, encoded by the coding sequence ATGTGGAAGGGTGTTCGGAACGCATTGTTGCTGACGGCGCTGCCGTTCGCGATGGGTGGTGCCGCGATGGCGCAGGAAGCGACCTTGAGCAAGGAAGCCAAGGATGCCAGCGCGAAGATTTACTTCGAGCGTTGCGCCGGCTGCCACGGCGTGCTGCGCAAGGGCGCCACTGGTAAGAACCTCGAGCCGGCCAACACGACCAAGCTTGGTCAGGCCCGCCTCGAGAAGATTCTGACCAATGGCACCGATGGTGGCATGGTGAACTTCGATGACATCCTGACCAAGGATGAAATCAAGAACATGGCCACCTACATCCAGATGACCCCCGACGTTCCGCCGGAATGGGGCATCAAGGAAATGACTGCGTCCTGGAAGGTCACGGTGAAGCCGGAAGACCGTCCCAAGAAGCAGATGAACAAGGTCAACCTGAAGAACGTCTTCTCGGTGACCCTGCGTGACTCCGGTGAAATCGCCCTCATCGACGGCGACACCAAGAAGATCTGGACCATCATCAAGACCGGCTATGCCGTGCACATCTCGCGCCTGTCCGCTTCGGGCCGCTATGTTTACGTCATCGGCCGCGACGGCAAGCTGGACATGATCGACCTGTGGATGGAGACCCCCGCCGTGGTGGCCACCATCAAGACCGGCATGGACGCCCGTTCGGTGGACACCTCCAAGTTCAAGGGCTTCGAGGACAAGTACGCCGTGGCCGGCACCTACTGGCCGCCGCAATACGTGATCATGGACGGCGCCGACCTGAAGCCGCTCAAGATCGTCTCGACCCGCGGCGTGACCGTCGACGGCGAGTATCATCCCGAGCCGCGCGTGGCCTCGATCGTCTCCTCGATGATCAAGCCCGAGTGGGTCATCAACATCAAGGAAACCGGCCTGATCAAGCTGGTGGATTACTCCGACATCAAGAACCTGAAGGAGACCACCATCGAGTCGGCCAAGTTCCTCCACGACGGTGGTTGGGACGCCTCCAAGCGCTACTTCCTGGTCGCCGCCAACGCCTCCAACAAGGTGGCCGTCGTCGATACCAAGGAAGGCAAGCTGGCCGCCCTGGTTGAAACCAAGTCCAAGCCCCACCCGGGCCGCGGCGCCAACTTCAACCACCCCAAGTTCGGTCCGGTGTGGGCCACTTCGCACCTCGGTGCCGACGTGATCACCCTGATCGGCACGGATCCGGCCAAGAACAAGGCCAATGCCTGGAAGGTCGTCGCCGAGCTGAAGAACCACGGCGCTGGTTCGCTGTTCGTCAAGACCCACCCCAAGTCGAACAACCTGTGGGCTGACGCCCCGCTGATGCCGGAAGCGGCCGCCGCCGAGTCGGTGACCGTGTACGACATCAAGAACCTCGACAAGGGCCCGGAAGTGATCAACATCGCCAAGCTGGCCGAGCTGCCGGAGACCAAGGCGGTGAAGCGCGCGGTGCACGCCGAGTACAACGAGAAGGGTGATGAAGTGTGGTTCTCGATCTGGGCCGGCAAGACCGACCCGTCGGCCATCGTCATCATGGACGACAAGACTCGTAAGCTGAAGGCCGTGATCAAGGATCCCAAGCTGATCACCCCGACCGGCAAGTTCAACGTGTACAACACGCAGCACGATATCTACTAA
- a CDS encoding Crp/Fnr family transcriptional regulator, which yields MATALRSPPSGPEEAKATGGPVSCPCRPSCEGPTADCDRTLTTPQRVFKGSRSAQEVVAALPLFDGILPDVLNRLLADSATVARRRSTLLFGAGDEADCFYIVLDGAVKLFALAQDGRESIVEIFGPGTSFAEAAMLSTGRFPLHAEVIEDATLIRVGRRAFLYTLHSDHALAYRMLAALAKWNRRLASEISDLKGLTPWQRVAEFLLAQAPAAEGRVEVLLPFNKEVLASRVGIRRESLSRVLGRLRVLGVHTSGNAVRIDDVDLLRRACFEAAGGRG from the coding sequence ATGGCGACTGCGCTGCGTTCACCGCCTAGCGGCCCCGAGGAAGCGAAGGCGACGGGCGGCCCCGTGTCGTGCCCGTGCCGACCGTCCTGCGAAGGCCCCACCGCCGATTGCGACCGCACGCTGACCACGCCGCAGCGGGTCTTCAAGGGCTCGCGCAGCGCCCAGGAGGTGGTGGCGGCGCTGCCGCTGTTCGACGGCATCCTGCCCGACGTGCTCAACCGCCTGCTGGCCGATTCGGCCACGGTGGCGCGCCGGCGCAGCACCTTGCTGTTCGGAGCCGGCGACGAGGCCGACTGCTTCTACATCGTGCTCGACGGGGCGGTGAAGCTGTTCGCCCTGGCCCAGGACGGACGGGAAAGCATCGTCGAGATCTTTGGCCCCGGCACCTCGTTCGCCGAGGCCGCCATGCTGTCCACCGGCCGTTTCCCCCTGCATGCCGAGGTGATCGAGGACGCCACCCTGATCCGGGTCGGGCGCCGCGCCTTTCTCTACACCCTTCATTCCGACCACGCCCTGGCCTACCGCATGCTGGCCGCCCTGGCCAAGTGGAACCGCCGCCTGGCCAGCGAGATTTCCGATCTCAAGGGCCTGACCCCCTGGCAGCGCGTGGCCGAGTTCCTCCTTGCCCAGGCGCCGGCCGCCGAGGGGCGGGTCGAGGTACTGCTGCCCTTCAACAAGGAAGTCCTGGCCAGCCGGGTGGGCATCCGCCGCGAAAGCCTGTCGCGCGTGCTGGGCCGGCTGCGCGTGCTGGGAGTCCATACTTCCGGCAATGCCGTCCGGATAGACGATGTAGACCTGTTGCGCCGCGCCTGCTTCGAAGCCGCAGGCGGCCGCGGTTGA
- a CDS encoding Crp/Fnr family transcriptional regulator → MNSDTVCAMRRSLLFSAVPAGDAAVLLDGHGTLSLDDGDVVFAEGTPPDFLFLVLSGEVLIDASASAPQLRLSAGDTAGEEAVLTSTPHAATARAAGPVTLLSMPAGTLMGYLESHFDVAIAMISAMAGNLREQVREITELKMQSTAERLASYLLALAGDATGKAVVRLPYEKRHLADHLGMDPATLSRAFAKLRDKGVVASRTDKVEIADVATLRNYGDCAAFTA, encoded by the coding sequence ATGAACTCCGACACCGTGTGCGCGATGAGGCGAAGCCTGCTGTTCTCAGCGGTTCCGGCTGGGGACGCCGCCGTCCTGCTGGACGGCCACGGCACGTTGAGCCTGGACGACGGCGACGTGGTGTTCGCCGAGGGCACGCCCCCCGATTTCCTGTTCCTGGTGCTGTCCGGCGAAGTGCTGATCGACGCCTCGGCCTCGGCGCCGCAATTGCGGCTGTCGGCGGGCGACACGGCCGGCGAGGAGGCGGTGCTGACCAGCACCCCCCACGCCGCCACCGCCCGGGCGGCCGGACCGGTCACCCTGCTGTCCATGCCGGCCGGCACGCTGATGGGCTATCTCGAATCCCATTTCGACGTGGCCATCGCCATGATCTCGGCCATGGCCGGCAACCTGCGCGAACAGGTGCGCGAGATTACCGAGTTGAAGATGCAGTCCACCGCCGAACGCCTGGCCAGCTATCTGCTGGCCCTGGCCGGCGACGCCACCGGCAAGGCGGTGGTGCGGCTGCCCTACGAGAAGCGGCATCTGGCCGATCACCTGGGCATGGACCCGGCGACCCTGTCGCGGGCCTTTGCCAAACTCCGCGACAAGGGTGTGGTGGCCAGCCGCACCGACAAGGTAGAGATCGCCGATGTGGCGACGCTGAGGAATTATGGCGACTGCGCTGCGTTCACCGCCTAG
- a CDS encoding NapC/NirT family cytochrome c: MKILGASLFGAGVIFVGGIMFWGAFNTAMEATNTLGFCINCHEMKDNVYQEYTKTIHYTNRSGVRAACSDCHVPKDWVHKFVRKIQASGEVFHWLMGTVNTPEKFDAKRYQLAKRVWATMKSTDSRECRNCHAFDQMNPNLQKQRAKKQHENAQAEGGTCIDCHKGIAHKPVHHLLEQEEEQKAAEEAKKKAEADAKKAASATAAAPAAAPASAPAAAPATGGAQLPPVTGKAVDWSKAAETKTVLFYPGQTAIEWVLTGTDHGGTRAFKKGDRCFECHSNETADMGAKMVSGSKAEKTPIPGKRAAIPLSIKAAYDADNLYMRFEFPAGPHNEVPFVKGGKMDPDNEVKVAMMIDGGKVDMAARSGCWTSCHADARDMPQAPAAPGAVPGIDTSHGYVTKYVPESRTQFDTTARNNWDKVKPQAELDALLAGGTFLDLTRWKSSGASEQGYILADRVLKPGNDVAYTGKKEGDKWVVTMIRRLKATQPGEVTLVPGQSYSVGFAVHDDFTNGRFHHVSVDLKLGLDAEGEIKAVKM; encoded by the coding sequence ATGAAAATCCTGGGTGCGTCGCTGTTCGGCGCCGGGGTGATCTTCGTCGGCGGCATCATGTTCTGGGGCGCCTTCAACACGGCGATGGAAGCCACCAATACGCTTGGCTTCTGCATCAACTGCCATGAGATGAAGGACAACGTCTACCAGGAGTACACAAAGACCATCCACTACACCAATCGTTCCGGTGTGCGGGCGGCGTGCTCCGACTGTCACGTGCCCAAGGACTGGGTCCACAAGTTCGTCCGCAAGATTCAGGCCAGCGGCGAAGTGTTCCACTGGCTGATGGGGACCGTCAACACCCCCGAGAAGTTCGACGCCAAGCGCTACCAGCTGGCCAAGCGCGTCTGGGCGACCATGAAGAGCACGGATTCGCGGGAATGCCGCAACTGCCATGCCTTCGACCAGATGAATCCCAACCTGCAGAAGCAGCGCGCCAAGAAGCAGCACGAGAACGCCCAGGCCGAGGGCGGCACCTGCATCGACTGCCATAAGGGCATCGCCCACAAGCCGGTCCACCACCTGCTGGAGCAGGAGGAGGAGCAGAAGGCCGCCGAGGAGGCCAAGAAGAAGGCCGAGGCCGACGCCAAGAAGGCCGCTTCCGCCACCGCCGCCGCTCCTGCCGCCGCTCCCGCTTCGGCTCCGGCCGCCGCGCCGGCCACCGGCGGCGCCCAGTTGCCCCCCGTCACCGGCAAGGCCGTGGACTGGAGCAAGGCTGCCGAGACCAAGACCGTGCTGTTCTATCCCGGCCAGACCGCCATCGAGTGGGTGCTGACCGGTACCGATCACGGCGGCACCCGCGCCTTCAAGAAGGGCGACCGCTGCTTCGAGTGCCACAGCAACGAGACCGCCGACATGGGCGCCAAGATGGTGTCCGGCTCCAAGGCGGAAAAGACCCCCATTCCCGGCAAGCGCGCCGCCATTCCGCTGTCCATCAAGGCGGCGTATGACGCGGACAACCTGTACATGCGCTTCGAGTTCCCGGCCGGCCCGCACAACGAAGTGCCGTTCGTCAAGGGCGGCAAGATGGACCCGGACAACGAGGTCAAGGTCGCCATGATGATCGATGGCGGCAAGGTTGACATGGCGGCCCGCTCGGGCTGCTGGACCTCGTGCCATGCCGACGCCCGCGACATGCCCCAGGCTCCCGCCGCCCCCGGCGCGGTGCCCGGCATCGACACCTCGCACGGCTATGTCACCAAGTACGTGCCGGAAAGCCGGACGCAGTTCGACACCACGGCGCGCAACAACTGGGACAAGGTCAAGCCCCAGGCCGAGCTGGATGCCCTGCTGGCCGGCGGCACCTTCCTCGACCTGACCCGCTGGAAGTCCTCGGGCGCCTCGGAGCAGGGCTACATCCTGGCCGACCGCGTGCTGAAGCCCGGCAACGACGTGGCCTATACCGGCAAGAAGGAAGGCGACAAGTGGGTGGTGACCATGATCCGCCGTCTGAAGGCGACCCAGCCGGGCGAGGTCACCCTGGTGCCGGGTCAGTCCTACAGCGTCGGCTTCGCCGTCCACGACGACTTCACCAACGGCCGCTTCCACCACGTCTCCGTCGACCTGAAGCTGGGTCTGGACGCCGAGGGTGAGATCAAGGCGGTCAAGATGTAG
- a CDS encoding ethylbenzene dehydrogenase-related protein has product MGKFAFHAAAAAFAVSTLAAGAAHAAPKAVGWDSVPASETILFYPGQTSMEWILTGSDHGGGRAFKKGDRCFECHSQEAQDMGTKMVTGAKAEKTPIAGKRPAFPLKVKAAYDAENVYLRLEFPAGSHADVPFAKGGKLDPDNEVKVAMMIDGGKVDMAARSGCWTSCHSDARDMPTAPAAAQLGAAKGIDTKAGYVTKYVPESRTQFDTSKRDNWDKVKPQADLDALLKGGGFLELLRWKSSGAAEQGYVLAERVLKPATDFAAVGKKEGANWVVIMSRKLKGGQPGSVTLEPGKSYTVGFAVHDDFANGRFHHVSLDLKLGLDAEGEIKAVKLP; this is encoded by the coding sequence ATGGGTAAGTTCGCGTTTCATGCCGCCGCGGCGGCTTTCGCCGTCTCCACCCTGGCGGCCGGTGCCGCCCATGCCGCCCCCAAGGCGGTCGGCTGGGACAGCGTTCCCGCTTCCGAAACCATACTGTTCTATCCCGGCCAGACTTCCATGGAATGGATCCTGACCGGCTCGGACCATGGCGGGGGGCGCGCCTTCAAGAAGGGCGACCGCTGCTTCGAGTGCCATTCCCAGGAAGCCCAGGACATGGGCACCAAGATGGTGACCGGCGCCAAGGCCGAGAAGACCCCCATCGCGGGCAAGCGCCCGGCCTTTCCGCTGAAGGTCAAGGCGGCCTATGATGCCGAGAACGTCTATCTGCGCCTGGAGTTTCCCGCCGGCTCCCATGCCGACGTGCCCTTCGCCAAGGGCGGCAAGCTCGACCCCGACAACGAGGTCAAGGTCGCCATGATGATCGATGGCGGCAAGGTGGACATGGCCGCCCGCTCGGGCTGCTGGACCAGCTGCCATTCCGACGCCCGCGACATGCCGACCGCGCCGGCCGCGGCCCAGCTCGGCGCCGCCAAGGGCATCGACACCAAGGCGGGCTACGTCACCAAATACGTGCCGGAAAGCCGTACCCAGTTCGATACCTCCAAGCGCGACAACTGGGACAAGGTGAAGCCCCAGGCCGACCTGGACGCCCTGTTGAAGGGCGGCGGGTTCCTGGAACTGCTGCGCTGGAAGTCGTCGGGCGCCGCCGAGCAGGGCTATGTCCTGGCCGAGCGCGTGCTCAAGCCCGCCACCGACTTTGCCGCCGTCGGCAAGAAGGAAGGCGCCAACTGGGTGGTGATCATGAGCCGCAAGCTCAAGGGCGGCCAGCCGGGCTCGGTGACCCTGGAGCCGGGCAAGAGCTACACCGTCGGTTTCGCCGTTCACGACGATTTCGCCAATGGCCGCTTCCACCACGTCTCCCTTGACCTTAAGCTCGGACTCGACGCCGAGGGTGAAATCAAGGCGGTGAAGCTGCCCTAG
- a CDS encoding plastocyanin/azurin family copper-binding protein, with protein sequence MTRRFLLNLLGGAAVVLTGLPAWAGETARVGMDKNLFVPQVLRVKPGTTVEWVNDEKRTSHSVFFEAEGLAESDRLFPGESWKRTFDKAGTYPYRCGPHPEMVGTVEVAP encoded by the coding sequence ATGACGCGTCGATTCCTGCTGAACCTTCTCGGCGGCGCGGCTGTGGTCCTGACCGGCCTGCCCGCCTGGGCGGGCGAGACCGCCCGGGTCGGCATGGACAAGAATCTGTTCGTTCCCCAGGTGCTCAGGGTCAAGCCGGGCACCACGGTGGAATGGGTCAACGATGAAAAGCGCACCAGCCACAGCGTGTTCTTCGAGGCGGAAGGCCTGGCCGAATCCGACCGGCTGTTTCCGGGGGAGAGCTGGAAGCGGACCTTCGACAAGGCGGGCACCTATCCGTACCGCTGCGGACCGCATCCGGAAATGGTCGGAACCGTCGAGGTGGCGCCGTGA
- the cobA gene encoding uroporphyrinogen-III C-methyltransferase: MADDVRPLVHLVGAGPGDPDLLTVKALRLIQSADVVVYDRLVGDGILDLIPAGTTRICVGKEKGRHLLPQDQINDLLVSLARPGRRVVRLKGGDPYVFGRGGEEAMYLAGYGIATEVVPGITAAAGCAAATGIPLTHREVARSVRLVTGHLKEDQSLDLDWARLADPSCTLVVYMGVGTTGLISQGLINAGLDPATPVAVVEKGTTAAQRVLRGTLAELEANVARWQVEPPALLIIGKVVALAAEQEVAEWCGAVEA; the protein is encoded by the coding sequence ATGGCCGATGATGTGAGGCCGCTGGTTCATCTGGTGGGGGCTGGGCCGGGCGATCCCGATCTGCTGACGGTCAAGGCGCTGCGCCTGATCCAGTCGGCCGACGTGGTGGTCTACGACCGCCTGGTGGGCGACGGCATTCTCGATCTCATTCCGGCGGGCACCACCCGCATCTGCGTCGGCAAGGAGAAGGGCCGCCACCTGCTGCCCCAGGACCAGATCAACGACCTGCTGGTCAGTCTGGCGCGCCCCGGCCGCCGGGTGGTCCGTTTGAAGGGCGGCGACCCTTACGTCTTCGGGCGCGGCGGCGAGGAGGCCATGTATCTGGCCGGCTACGGCATCGCCACCGAGGTGGTGCCGGGCATCACCGCCGCCGCCGGCTGCGCCGCCGCCACCGGCATTCCGCTGACCCACCGCGAGGTGGCGCGCAGCGTCCGCCTGGTCACCGGCCATCTGAAGGAGGACCAGAGCCTCGACCTGGACTGGGCCCGTCTGGCCGACCCCTCCTGCACCCTGGTGGTCTACATGGGGGTGGGCACCACCGGATTGATCTCACAGGGACTGATCAATGCCGGCCTCGACCCCGCCACCCCGGTGGCGGTGGTGGAGAAGGGCACCACGGCGGCCCAGCGCGTCCTGCGCGGCACGCTCGCCGAACTGGAAGCCAACGTCGCCCGCTGGCAGGTGGAGCCGCCCGCCTTGCTGATCATCGGCAAGGTGGTCGCCCTGGCCGCCGAGCAAGAGGTCGCCGAGTGGTGCGGCGCCGTCGAGGCGTGA